ATAGACCATCACAAGGGcacaggagatgctggtggGCAGAGAGGGGTCTCCTCCTGCCAgtcagccccagggctggcaccagCCATGGCATGAGGACACAGAGGCCATTGCCTCCCTctgtctgctgctcctctctcaCAGGGACCCTGCTTGCCCACTCCTGGCAGCCCCTCGGGGccagtccctgtccccagcaccaggctgctggcctgggggctccccaggcacctcctgctgcaccagggacacagcagcctgccccagctggggcatCCACAGAGACACCTGCTcttgcccagggatgtggtcTCAGGCATGGCCCTGAGCAGGcggtgctgctgtgcagggcagcgGTGCCTGAAAGCCCAGGGAGATGGTCCCAGGCACATCCCTCTTGGTCACCCACCATTCCCATGGGCACTGGGCCCCCACACGCCAAGGCTCAACACAGGCCCATGCCCTAACGCGTTGCCCCATGCCCTCCTCCCCTGAGCCATGGGGAACCCAAGCCCAGCAGCATGGTCTTCTGGGGGCAATTCCTGCAGCCTGTTCCTGAGCTCAGCTTTGGAAGAAGAGACCAACCTCCAGATATAGGCattgaaaaaacccacccttttATTACTGAGATGTGACACAGGAGTATATATGTACCATCCTCCCTGGCGCATGTACAAAGGCCTCTGGGTCAGGGAGGCTGGGTTCGTGCTTTTGGGGAAGTGGAGTGAGGAAATACATTGAAGTAAAACCATGATTGTCATAGATGGAATGTTAAACACACATGATGTCCTATACGTGACTTGAAAATACCTTGTAAAGAGCCACAGTCAGTTCATTGCCGCTGAGAGACACCTGACTGCATCAGCTTCTTCAGTGCGTCCTTCAGCTCCTGGTTCCTCATGCTGTAGATGAGGGGGTTCACTGCTGGAGGCACCAACGAGTACAGGACTGAGACCGCCAAGTCCAGAGATTTGGAGGAGACGGAGGGGGGTTTCAGGTAGGCAAATGTGCCAGTGCTGAGAAAGAGGGAGACCACGGCCAGGTGAGGGAGGCACGTGGAAAAGGCTTTGTGCCGTCCCTGCTCAGAGGGGatcctcagcacagccctgaagaTCTGAACGTAGGACAGCATGATGGAAACAAAACAGCCAAATGCTATGAAGGCACTAACCACAATAAGCCCCACTTCCCTGAGGTAGGTGTGTGAGCAGGAGAGCTTGAGGATCTGTGGGATTTCACAGAAGAACTGTCCCAGGGCATTGCCGTGGCAGAGTGGCAGTGAAAAAGTATTGGCCGTGTGCAGCGCAGCATAGAGAACATCACTACCCCAGACAACAGCTGCCATGTGGACAcaagctctgctgcccagcagggtcCCGTagtgcaggggctggcagatggccacGTAGCGGTCATAGGCCATGACAGTGAGGAGAAAATACTcagttgaaatgaaaaataaaaagagaaaagcttggGCAGCACATCCTGCATAGGAGATGGCCCTGGTTTCCCACAGGGAATTGGCCATGGCTTTGGGGACAATGGTAGAAATGGAGCCCAGGTCAAGAAGGGACAggttgaggaggaagaagtacaTGGGGGTGTGGAGATGTTTGTCACACACTACGGTGGTGATGATGAGTCCGTTGCCCAGGACGGCAGCCAGGTAGATGCCCAGGAAGAGCCAGAAgtgcaagagctgcagctcccgcGTGTCTGCCAAtgccaggaggaggaactgggtgatggagctgctgttagacatcttctgtttctgaacacaGGGACCTGTTGAAGGACAAAGGGCAGGGACAATTTAGGAGAGACTTCTTTGAGCCAAGTGAAAGCCGTTTCTCCTAGATGCGCCCCCGctgccccatgtcccccccTCTGCCGTTCCTAGGAGAGCTCCCTTCCGAGCcgtggctggagctgtgctgagtgCTGGCCGAGtgtgctgtgaggagcaggggctgtgcccgctggctgcccagcagtgagccctgctctgcagcaggggcttCATGGGAACCGTGGGGGCAGGGGCCAGTCCTGGCCTTGCACTGGCTCAGCCCAAACTGCTCCCAGCGCAGAAGGGCCTGTCAGCATCGGCTCTGCCCGTGCTGAGCAACGGCCATGGCCAGAGTCAGGTCAGGAGGGCTTtgtgctgtgctcagggagAGCAGAGTGAGTGCTGAGAGGCAAGGGCACTGTCTGTGCctgagggcagaggcagggactCTGGTGAgtccctccagctccttctcagCTGCCCCGCACTTGCAGCTTTCTGTGATAGAGTCCAATTACACTGACATGTGTCctggtttaaccctggctggaAATTATGTACCACAGGGATGCTCACTTACTCCCCCCTCACCCATAGGTATGAGGAGaggaatcagaaaggaatgtaaatctTGAAGTTTGAGAcgagaaaaaaatcataaatgcagtagaataaaaatgaaattacaataACAATAATGAGAATGACAGTTATAATGAGAGGGAGGTAGTCGGGGGTAATAAAATccaacaagaaagaaagaaggaaggaaggaaggaaggaaggaaggaaggaaggaaggaaggaaggaaggaaggagggaaggaaggaaggagggaaggaaggaaggagggaaggaaggaaggagggaaggaaggaaggagggaaggaaggaaggagggaagaatggaagaaagaaacaaagaaggaaagaaacaaggaggaaggaaagaagcaaagagaaaaagagagaaagaaatgaagaaagacagaaaggaagaaaggaagaaaggaagcaggGAAGACAGTGATacacaatacagctgctcatcacccactgactgatgcccagccagtccccagcaTCGACTGGCAGACCCCAGCAACCCCCAccaagtttatatactgagcatgaaCATGTTGCATCACCTATAAACAACCAAAAATATCagtgcattttcaaaattgttcTCAAAAGTCCTTCCCACTTagatgaaaattaactctatcccagccacAACCAGGACACTTTGTTACCctaaaaagcaagcagacactgctgaagagcagagggaTCCACTACAGAGCACAGAATGGCTCGCCCTTTCTCGAAGTCTCAGCACCCCCCTTTCTAGCCAGGGACACCCATGGTCACAGTGTGCCCTGGAAGCAGCGTGCAGCTTGGGTGGACACCCCAAGCAGGTGACCAAGGGTCCTGATTACGGTGATTGTTAAAGGAGagccagctccttccccagcatcaCACACTGCATTGCCCACAGCTTCACAGATTAGAGGAAACCTGGGACACCTCCTTGCTGTGCTCACATCGGCACAGGAGGACTCACAGGGTCTGTGCCTGAGCCTGCAGCTGAAACTCCCATTCCAACCGAGCCGGTCAGTTATCCCAAAATCATCTGAGCAAAGCCAGGAGAGAGACAGATGGGCACACTGGAATGCCTTTCCCTTCTCaagccctgcacagcacctcCCAGACCAGAGCAATGCAGGACAGCCACGCTCAACGCctgcagctgtccctgccagcagctctttctctggCCCCACGGCTCTTCCCTGCCAGCGCTcacagagcccagctcagcccctgtgtgcccagctctgccctgcagccgCTCTCTGCCTGCAGGCCTGAAAGAACAGCTCCCCCAGAGCctgagggaaaaggagagctgatgctgctttgatctggatgctgctgcagagggaaggcaCTTGCTGACCTTCCTCATAAACATCACTGTGATGCTCTGAGAGTCTCTGCCCCTGCTCTGACCTACACAGTTCAGATTCCATTCCTACCAAGATGAGCAAGataaaaatggaagcagagatTCAGGCAAGAAGAGACTCCAGCAGAAAACCCCTGCCGTGAATGTGCTCATGAGAAGTCGCCTTGGAAATGAGGTGGGCATGAGCAGAAGCTGCGAGCAGCCCTGACCAGTGCAGCACCCACGCAACAGCACGAGAACATTGCCCTGACAGGGTTTGCTCCTTCCACCTACAGATTCTCCCCGCAGCCGCACGGGAGCTCCCCggcaggctgagagctgcccctggcaggcggcagagcccctgccccagcacacagccccctgggctgcagggaccctgctggcaaggacagccctgggcacccctgcctgcacagccaccttcacagccctgcagccggCCCTGGCACAAGGCAGCCCACATGCCCTGGCCCTCccacgctgcagcagggaagccctgctctgcagcacactggCCTCCTCCACAGCACAAGGCTCCCACACGgtcccacaggctgggggggccccagctgctgcagacccGGCTGGGAACTGCAGAGGCATTGCCCTGCAGCCACACACTTACCGGCTCCAGGGCTCTGCAGATTTCTCCAGCAGGGAGCTCTCAGCAGCCCCCCACCAAGGGCTGCTTttgagctctccctgcctccctcctctgcccctctgggctccctccagctgtccctggggctgcaggggaacctgctgggcagcaggatgAGGCAATCCCTCATGGGCCTTGCCTCACCTGGGGGGACACACTTATTTCCAGCAGTGGCAATTCTCTTACTAGAAAAAGTTTTGTGCAGGAGTATCAACTTTTGTTAACGCATTACTAGAGAGGACACCAGGAAGACTGCAGCAAAGGACCCAAGTACTCCTAAAagagtgtgtgtgcatgtgtgtgtctggtGGTTCTGCAGGCAGGGCGGGGAGGATGTCTTCAGTGCTTCAGTaagccctgcagagcccatTTCAGCACTTCATTGCACAGTCCGAGGGCTCAAGACTCAGCTCTCCCTTGCCCAGGCCATGTCTCTGCTCTGAAGCAAAGCCTTTGCACCCCCGGGCTCGGGGACACTTGGTACCAGGTTGCCTCatggccaggcagagctgggctggtgccacAGCTGGGGGGCTTCAGCCCAGATGTGCAGCAGGGCCCTCAGCCAGGGGCCCAcgcagaggcagctgcagcccgtcctgttgcagacagagctgtgaCCCTGAGGGAACCAAGTGCCAAGGCaggtggcagagctcagcacagctgctcgGCAAGGACAGCAGCCTCCAACAGCCCAGGCATCCACCACGCGGTTTAGACCGGTGAGGCAATTCCAGGGCACCCGAAGGAGCGTTCCCTCCTTCTGCACAGGCCACAGCCTGCCAGTGTGTGACCTGGggcctgcactctgctgctctcctgcctcactCCCCTGGGAGATGAGACTCCACCATTGCTTTGCTCCTAGTACCAAGGTGGACACGAATGATGCAGGGTTTCAGATCCAGGGGAGCATCACAGCTGCTGGCCCATCTGGCAGCTGTGCTAGAACGCTGATGCAAAGAACCTGCAGACACCTAAACGTGCATTGTCACTGTGCTGCCCTGTGGCTGTCAGCGGGCGGTTACTTGACCACTGGCTTGCAGGATCCCACCAAGCCTCTGTCTCGCtgctcccctccttcttcactcaCCTCGATGTCTGTAGGGCTGTTCTCTCACATcattctcactcctctccctttctgctttgtcCTTTCTGCCATAGGGTATCACAGAGGTGCCACTAGAATTGCTTATTGGCTCAGGTTTGGGCAGGGGCTGGTCCATTTTGGAGTCAAATGAAAGTGGCTGTTATGGCCATGGAGTCAGCTCTGGATCTCTTCTTACCTTTGCCAGCCTACAAACACCTCCAAACCACTCCCAAAcccttgccatgtaaacccacAGGATCTCTAAAATCCCCAGTATGATGTGAGGTTATTGATCCTAAGGCTTCCTCACGCTGCTTAAATAagacttttccctttcctctccctgatTTAGGTTATTTCAGAGCAGTTACCCTGAAGCACACCTGTGTCACCAGGGCCAAGCTCAGACATGtaactacaaaaataataatgggtACCAAGTGTCCAAGGTCACAcgcaagcaaaatattttgctgcagagcatgctggggtggtgggcagAGGTCACTGTGAAGGTGAAATGAGATGTCCCTAAGGAGAGCAATCCATGCTGTCCTTGGGACCAGAGACATGCAGGGCTGgactgtgcagtgctgcaggagaaggCATTGCTGCCAGTGATGCCTCTGTAGCCCCAGTGGACATGTGGTTCCGGTGAACCTTATACCCAGAAAGGACAAGGTGCTTTTGATTGTGTCCTTGACCATGGACATCCCGTGATGCAGGGACACTTTGAAAATCATTGGTCTGTTTCTCTATTGCCTCACCACAGGGGTGACTTTCAACAGTgctggctaactggggaggcCCAAGAAGGCTGAATGTTAGTCACGTGCTgcccacctacaagaagggcaggagggaggatcGGGATAACTACAAGCCTGTCAACCTGATCTTAGTGCCAGGGAAGGCTGTGGAGCTGATCATCCTGAGCGCCACCACACAGGAGGTGCAGGAAAACCAGGAGGTCAGGACCAGCCAGTATGGAtgtatgaaaggcaggtcctttGTGAGGAATCTGATCTCCTGCTgggacaagatgacctgcctagtggatgagggaaaggctgtggatgctgtctacctggaccttaggaAAGCCTTTTGGCTCCATCTCCCActgcattctcctggagaaactggctgctcatggcttcgGTGGGTGTTCTCCACGCTGGGTTCgagctggctggacagccaagcccCAAGAGGGGGAGTAAATGGAGTGAATTCAGGTGACGACGGCCCATAAggagtggtgttccccagggctctgtgctggagcCAGTCCTGTTTCAGATCTTCATCAGTGATCtggattgagtgcaccctcagtgagtttgtGTACAACATCAAGTGGGGTAGCAGTGCTGATGTCCTTGAGGGCatgaaggctctgcagagggatctgcaCGGGTTGGATCATTTGGATGAGTCCAGTTGTATGAAGTTCAACCAGGAGAAGTGCCAGTTCTGTACgtgggtcacaacagccccccacaacgctacaggcttgggcCAGAGTGGCTGGAAGGCAGCCTGGTGGGGAAGTACCCTGAGGGTGCAGGTTGACAGATGgttgagcatgagccagcagtgtgcccgggtggccaagaaggcccaTATCATCGTGTCTgctatcagaaacagtgtggccagcaggaccagggcagtgatggaccccctgtactcggcactgcTGAAGCCACACCTTGAACACTGTGTTTCcattttgggcccctcactgcaagagaaACACTGAGGATCATGTCCAAGAAGGGCAACAAAGGTGGTGAAGGGTTTGGAGCCCTGGTCTGTTGATGAGTGTCtgaaaagacagttttcttttgaaaagtggTTTTactctggagaagaggagactcaggagagatcttactgctctctagAGTTACCTAAAGGAGGTTGTAGATGagtgggggtaggtctcttctgCCACATaacaagtgacagaacaagaggaaatagcctcTAGTTAtaccaggagaggtttagattgcatatgaggaaaaacatcCTCACTGCAAGGatggtcaggcattggaacaggctgcccagggagctggtggaatcaccagccctggaggtgtttcagaaatacacagaCACAGTGCTTCGGGACGTGATTTAGTGATGGAATTGGCTGTCCTGAGGTAATGGTTGAATTTgatggtctttaaggtcttttccaacctcaatgatTCTGTTCCTATGCTTCCGTGATTTATTGCAGGCCTACCTAGACACGTTGCTGAGCAAGCTGGTCTAGGTCACCCTGCTTCAGTTGGAGGGCTGGATTcgatgatctccagaggtcagtctaccctggaaaaaaaagccatagaGCTATAAGAGCATATATAAAGAATGTCAACTCAACTACAGAAGTTCATGTGAAGAATATTTCTCCACTCAAATGGCTTGTGggaaatgcatttgaaaaatctgaaagaaacaaggctgcttttctgtggccAGGTCATGGGTTAGAATGAGGGTGACAGAGGGGTGTGTTATGAGGAGGACAGCTGATTCTCAGGAACTCCTCATGCAGGAGGACATGCCTGGCTGTGAAGGGGCCTGTGAGGTCAGTTCTGTCTCTGGAGGTGACAGGCCAGCATCAGGAACGTGGCTGGGACAGTCCCTCTGCCAAGGGACCCCATAGGCCCCATCCAGGAGAAGGGCTGGGGTACAGGCTGTCATGTCCATTTTGCCTGTGGACATGagaggacagcagcaggcatgTGGCTTGGTCACGTCTCTGGGAGAAGCTGaaaggccagcagcagccatgtgGTTTAGAAGACCATGTGGAGGTGACTTCACTTTTTTGAGGGGAAAGACCACCAAAAATAGCTATTGAGTTATGTTCCCTGCTTGGAAGGCAGTTCCTGAGGTGGTAAAGCCTTTCTGGGTagtgggaagaaagaggagaggggaaaagattTCACAAAGTGTAATGTTGCAAATGGAGAGTGGCTATCGGGAGGAAGAACTGTCACTGCAAGGGTCCTGCTGCGGTGCCAGAGCTCAGCCAGAGGGAGCCTGGATCAGCCCATGGTTTGTGTTTCAAGGAACAGCCGGTGAGAGTGGAGGTACCTCAGCGAAGGTATGGCAATGTTGGGGTgagagcaaggcagggcagcGAGATGGTGCCTACAGCCTGCAGGGCAACAGGGGCAGGGCTCCAACCATGTAGGACAGCCTGTGGTGGAGAGGGCAAAGGGTGCTGTCAAGGCTGGAAGGCACCAGTAGAACCCAGGTCTGTGTCCCCTTGGCTGTGGCAGCTGTCTCTGCCTCTGAGGGTCATGTCAAGACATGATGTCCTCACGGCACGGGGGCATCGTTGCCTCCTTGCAGCCCCATGGGGAAGCTGGAAGTTGCTGTGCCATTGCTGTCCTTCACTTGGCAAATCCCCATGAGGTTAATTGCCACAACTGAAGAGTTGCCCATAGGGAATATTAGAGACACTACTGAAAGACAGTCCAATTTTTCCACTCTGAACCTTAAAGCAGAAGCTACATAGGTAGAATGGATTGGAGTAatcacagaggaagaggagaaaggcatCTGGAGATGAACTTCTTAACCCATAGCTGTAAATCAGGAAACCAGGACGTCAGCATATTCCAAATCTCTTCAATTTCATAGAAGGTGTGAACTTCCTGGGACTCATGACAAATATTAGGATGCTTCCAAATTTCTTTTATATCTCTAGAAATTCTCCCACTTTGACCTAATTATACACAACAACTGAGGTATTCTCTGAGGTTTGCCCTCTGATGCCAGAGTTCACCCAGAGGCAGCCTGGCTTGTCCCATGGCTTTAAGTCTCAAGGAACAAGCAGGGATGAGGggagaaacttcagaaaaggcagagaaatgcGGGTGTGAGGGCTGGGTGGGAAAGCAAGGAAGAGTCCAACCCCCAGAGTGGAAAGAGGTGCCACATGGACAGTGTAGGGCAACTTGCAGTGGAGatggcccagggctgcagcaaggctgaatGGCCCCACAGGGGGCTGAGGCCTCTGTCCCCCTGGCAATGGCAGTTGCCCATGTCATCAAGGGCTGTGACAGGAAACTTGATTTGGAGGCTCTTATGTTCTGCCCTCCAAGAGCCTGGGGGTCAGGGCTGGGTCTTTCTgcttcataaaaaaatccaaatgtgttttgcagcattGCAGCCACCGACACAGTACCTTTGGCTACCTGAAGTTCTGGCCTCTAATTAGCTACTCTAACGAGTCCATGGGGACGCTTTGTCAGCAATGGCCCTCAGCGGGACCCATTCATGCTTCATGGCATTTTGAGTGTTTCTTCTGACTTGCATTCCTTGAGTGGTTTGTTCAGTCTTCTCTCAGTAGCTCAGGTTCATGGAAGGAGCCCCAAGTGCCTTAAAGAAgttatttacagttttataaTTTCCTTCAGATGTTGAAGACCTGTGTAGCTCAAATGAGCTTTTTCATGGTGTAGTTAAAAGGGAAGACTTTGAAGCGCACCAGATGAtaattcctttatttatttcataggttatattttgctactttttaGGCTAGAGGGGAGGTTCTAGCAGCATTCTCCAAGTGATAATGATGCAGAGGATCTCCTCAGCAGTTCTGGACTGGTAGGAAACGCAGTCCCTTGAGGTCTGACACCGGATGGACAACCTTGCTCTGACTGTCCCCAAGACCACCCTTTTTCTCATTGTCCCCTGGGACTCACATCCCTTCTCCTTACGTCAGACTTCTCCCCTCAATtctgcaggtgggtgctgcagctcctctgcaccATCCCCACCAATTTGCCTTAGAGGACTGGCTGCACACCGGTACAGAAGAATTATTCAAATCTGCAAGCAATGTGAAGAATGATCAAGTGGCATAAATAAGCCAACACCCTCCACAAGCATATGCCGAGTCCAAGCTGTCTCTGATGAGGTGCCTTTCCGCAAGGGACACTCTCATGAGAAATCTTTTAGGTGCTAGATACAGAAATATAGATCTAAACACAAGGGGAGAGTTGGGTAAGGAGACAGTTCGGCTGCAGGAAGACATGcaagcttttccttcctgaagtaaaaacagcagcacaggtgaGAGGTACCGAAAAGACCAAAGAGtaaagggaggagaaaacagGTGAATAACTGAAAGAGCCTTGCTGAGACAGTCTGCTGAAAAGATGACTTCAGAAGCCGTCACTGTCTCCTGCTCAGGTGCAAATATGTTaaagatgagagaaaataaGGGCGTAGTATAACTAATAATAATGGTGAAGTTCTGGTATAAAATCAATATTTCCTTGAGGTATCGCTTTTGAAAGCTCCTTGAATTGGCAGAGGTCACTTGTGAGAAAGGACAAGTAAGTGTTGCATCTGTCTTGGAAGGAGTCCATAAGTGCAGCTCGGGGAACCACAGGCTGCTCAAACCCCCATGGTGAGGGGTGTGCCACCAGTTAGAGTCGCCTTGGGTGACATTTCTGGCACCTGAGCGGGTAACTGTCCAGGTGGATTTTCCAAGGGTAACTCCTGCCTCACCAACCTGACAGCCTGCAGTTGTGCGTGAGGAGCTCCACAGTGGATGTCATTTCCCtcagcttcagcaaaactgTTGTCATGGTCTCCCTCAGTGTTCTGCCCGAGTGAGGCCATGACACTCTGGGTGCGAACAGAAAGAGATGAGTAAAACACCAGCTGGATGGTCAGGCTGAGAGAGCAGTGGGGAAGGGCTCACACCCCACCTGGAGGCCACTGGGACATACTGGGGCAGtgtgggcagcacaggggacTCTCCTGCTTACAGTTTAAGAGCTGTACACATGACCCAGTGGAGGCAACTCTCACA
The nucleotide sequence above comes from Falco rusticolus isolate bFalRus1 unplaced genomic scaffold, bFalRus1.pri scaffold_167_arrow_ctg1, whole genome shotgun sequence. Encoded proteins:
- the LOC119142019 gene encoding olfactory receptor 14C36-like, giving the protein MSNSSSITQFLLLALADTRELQLLHFWLFLGIYLAAVLGNGLIITTVVCDKHLHTPMYFFLLNLSLLDLGSISTIVPKAMANSLWETRAISYAGCAAQAFLFLFFISTEYFLLTVMAYDRYVAICQPLHYGTLLGSRACVHMAAVVWGSDVLYAALHTANTFSLPLCHGNALGQFFCEIPQILKLSCSHTYLREVGLIVVSAFIAFGCFVSIMLSYVQIFRAVLRIPSEQGRHKAFSTCLPHLAVVSLFLSTGTFAYLKPPSVSSKSLDLAVSVLYSLVPPAVNPLIYSMRNQELKDALKKLMQSGVSQRQ